ACGGTACACTAATTCCCGAACTAGCAGAACTAGCGCCCCTCGGACATCGACGCATGGGCGACAATCCTCACACCAACGGCGGTATGCTGTTGCGTGATCTGAAAATGCCTGATTTTCCAGACTATGCTGTTGATGTTAGCCACCCAGGGACAACTTACGCCGAAGCTACCAAAGTAATGGGACAGCTTCTGCGGGATGTGATGAAACTCAACGAAGAAAGCAGCAACTTTCGCATCTTTGGCCCTGACGAAACAGCCTCAAATCGCATCGGGGCTGTTTTAGAAGTTACAGACCGGACTTGGGTAGCCGACATTCTCCCAGAAGACGAAAATCTTTCCCCCAATGGTCGGGTGATGGAAGTCCTGAGTGAAACCAATTGTCAAGGCTGGTTAGAAGGCTATCTACTTACAGGTCGTCATGGCTTCTTCTCCTGCTATGAGGCGTTTATCCACATCATTGACTCGATGTTCAACCAGCACGCCAAATGGTTAAAAACCACCCGTGATATACCTTGGCGGCGACCCATAGCATCCCTCAACTACCTACTCACTTCACACGTTTGGCGACAAGACCACAACGGTTTCTCTCACCAAGACCCTGGTTTTATCGACCATGTACTCAACAAAAAAGCCGAGATTATCCGCGTCTATCTACCACCCGATGCGAATACTTTGCTATCAGTCACAGACCATTGCTTGAGAAGTCGTCACTATGTAAACGTCATCGTTGCAGGTAAGCAACCATCATTACAATACCTAGATATGGATGCCGCTATCAAGCACTGCACCAAAGGACTGAGTATTTGGGAATGGGCTAGTAACGATAAAGGTAGCGAACCAGATGTAGTCATGGCTTGTGCTGGAGACGTTCCCACCTTAGAAACATTAGCAGCCGTAGATATTCTCCGCCAGCACTTCCCAGAATTAAAGGTGCGGGTAGTAAACGTAGTCAATTTGATGAAACTACAGCCCCAAAGTGAGCATCCCCACGGTTTAAGCAGTAAAGAATTTGATACCATCTTTACCACAGATAAACCGATCATCTTTGCTTTTCATGGTTATCCTTGGCTGATTCATCGCCTAACTTATCGCCAAACCAACCACAAAAACTTACACGTGCGTGGTTATAAAGAAGAAGGAACTACCACTACTCCCTTTGATATGGTTGTACTGAATGATCTTGATCGCTTTCACCTAGTAATGGACGTAATTGACCGCGTACCACAACTAGGTTCTAGAGCTGCTTATGTCAAGCAGATGTTAGAAGATAAGCTGATTGAACACAAGCATTACATTCAGAAATACGGTGATGATATGCCAGATATTCGCGATTGGAAATGGCCGTATTAGTTAATAATTTTTGAATTGCTTATTTAGCTAATCAGCTCCCCGATTTATTGAAGAAGTCGGGGAGCTTTGTGTTTGGGAATCATTTTTTTGGTTGTTTTTAGTGCTGAATCCTACTGGATGACAAAGTTAGACGGGTCTTGATCTCGTCGATGCTGAGTGGGAATAGGGTCTGGCTGCCCATTACCTGCAAGGGCTGCGGTTTTCTCCAGGGATTCCCTCAATCGCTTGGCTGCGTAGATGGACATATCTCGTGGTACATTAATGCGATCGCGCAAATATCGTAGAGCAACATCAGATCCCGATGGAGGTACACAGTCTTCACCAGTCATCATCTGAGTTAAAGCACAACGTAGCGCTTGATCAAACAAATTATCATCTAAGGGGTTGACTCGGATAATATTGATGCGGTGTTTGATAGTTCGTTGAAGAGCTTCCATGCGGGAGTTTTCCGGTTCTGGATAAGAAACATCTGGTAGTCCAAACCAGGGACCGTTATCCACCCGCGCTTTATTGAGAAGCATCTGGGGTTCGCCGTTTTCCCAACAGCCCCCCATCTGGGGCGGTAAATCATGTGCGTGGGTGTGAAAATCGCTCTGAGTACCGCAGTAAGTAGGTCGGCTTTCCATTGCCGCAAACCATGCGCTTAAGCGAGGGTTTTCCTCTCGCAGGGAGTAGCCTTTGTAGTAGTAAAGGCTCGCATTCATCCGTTCCAGATATGGCGTAAAAATCACATCAACAATACCGAAGCTATCCAGAAAGTAAGGGCTTGAGGTGCTACCCAAAGCCTCCTCGACCTTAGCCACCACTGTGATAAATTGTTCTCGGTGGCGTTGTTCTTGTTGAGAGGAAGCAGCTTTAGAACACAGCCACATACACCAAGCTCTAAATAAAAGTCGTTCTAATTGACGTAGAGTCAGCACGCTGCGGTCTTCCATCCCTTGGTTCAATGGAGCAAAAACTTTTTCCAAAGCGATCAAAATATCATCGCTTTCCTTAATAATCCGTCCATCTAGCTCAATCGCCGGGAGCATTCCTGATGGAACCTTACGTTTGTACCAACTTTCTTTTTCCCCATAGCAGAACATTGTCACTTTTTCAATACGGTAGGGGATCTGTTTTTCCTCTAGCCATAACCAAACTTTTTGACAGTAAGGACACCAGGCGTGGTTATCACGGTACAGCGTTACCCGCACATCGGATTCGGGCTGACCAAACAAGCGTAACCTGGCTCTAGCGTTGGTGATACCATTAACAGTATCTATTTGATAGTCCGTGAGGGTTTCTAGTTCTTGCCAGCTTAAGGGTGCGGTAGTCATAGGGGGAGTTGAGTAGGGCAATACTTAGGACTTTTCTTGACTCTACAATTTTCCCGACTACTTGCCAACATATTTACTAAATAATTGAATAGCGTCGGCAACATTGACATCTCCATCCCCATTGGCATCCAAGAAAGAATTCAAGACAGAATTTCCACTAGTTTGAGGATTTTGGGTATTAGCACCAGATTGCAATAAATTTAATACTAGAGGCACAATCACAGGTAACAATTGCACAATTGTACCAGCATCTAATCCTGTATGTTGGGAAGCTATCTGTGCTACCTGCTGTTGGATTTGCGGAGGAAACAGGGAACTGACGGCTTGAGGGTTAGAAGAAGTCCCAGCATATTGATTAACCAATGCTTGGGTTGCTTCATTACCTTCTGAGGCTTGTTTCTGTTGTAAAGCAGAACGTACATGGTTACCAACTACACCAATAACCGATTGTATCGTTGAAGGATTTGTACCAGTGGTATTACTCAGCTGATTAACAGT
This region of Nodularia sp. LEGE 06071 genomic DNA includes:
- a CDS encoding phosphoketolase, whose protein sequence is MTLTSTPQTKPLADEELHKINAYWRAANYLSVGQIYLFDNPLLREPLRPEHIKPRLLGHWGTTPGLNFIYVHLNRVIKKYDLNAIYIAGPGHGGPGLVANTYLEGTYSEYYPNISQDAEGMKKLFKQFSFPGGIPSHVAPETPGSIHEGGELGYALVHAYGAAFDNPDLIVAAVVGDGEAETGALATSWHSNKFLNPVHDGAVLPILHLNGYKIANPTLLARLSYEELENLFLGYGYKPYFVEGVEPSDVHQQMAGILDIAIAEIQSIQREARVHGFSKRPQWPMIILRTPKGWTGPKEVNGKKTEGSWRSHQVPFGNVIDHPENLKLLEDWMKSYKPEELFDANGTLIPELAELAPLGHRRMGDNPHTNGGMLLRDLKMPDFPDYAVDVSHPGTTYAEATKVMGQLLRDVMKLNEESSNFRIFGPDETASNRIGAVLEVTDRTWVADILPEDENLSPNGRVMEVLSETNCQGWLEGYLLTGRHGFFSCYEAFIHIIDSMFNQHAKWLKTTRDIPWRRPIASLNYLLTSHVWRQDHNGFSHQDPGFIDHVLNKKAEIIRVYLPPDANTLLSVTDHCLRSRHYVNVIVAGKQPSLQYLDMDAAIKHCTKGLSIWEWASNDKGSEPDVVMACAGDVPTLETLAAVDILRQHFPELKVRVVNVVNLMKLQPQSEHPHGLSSKEFDTIFTTDKPIIFAFHGYPWLIHRLTYRQTNHKNLHVRGYKEEGTTTTPFDMVVLNDLDRFHLVMDVIDRVPQLGSRAAYVKQMLEDKLIEHKHYIQKYGDDMPDIRDWKWPY
- a CDS encoding glutathione S-transferase family protein yields the protein MTTAPLSWQELETLTDYQIDTVNGITNARARLRLFGQPESDVRVTLYRDNHAWCPYCQKVWLWLEEKQIPYRIEKVTMFCYGEKESWYKRKVPSGMLPAIELDGRIIKESDDILIALEKVFAPLNQGMEDRSVLTLRQLERLLFRAWCMWLCSKAASSQQEQRHREQFITVVAKVEEALGSTSSPYFLDSFGIVDVIFTPYLERMNASLYYYKGYSLREENPRLSAWFAAMESRPTYCGTQSDFHTHAHDLPPQMGGCWENGEPQMLLNKARVDNGPWFGLPDVSYPEPENSRMEALQRTIKHRINIIRVNPLDDNLFDQALRCALTQMMTGEDCVPPSGSDVALRYLRDRINVPRDMSIYAAKRLRESLEKTAALAGNGQPDPIPTQHRRDQDPSNFVIQ
- a CDS encoding DUF937 domain-containing protein → MGLFDQIIGAVSNPNQQASLGQLGSIINTVNQLSNTTGTNPSTIQSVIGVVGNHVRSALQQKQASEGNEATQALVNQYAGTSSNPQAVSSLFPPQIQQQVAQIASQHTGLDAGTIVQLLPVIVPLVLNLLQSGANTQNPQTSGNSVLNSFLDANGDGDVNVADAIQLFSKYVGK